Within the Nerophis ophidion isolate RoL-2023_Sa linkage group LG01, RoL_Noph_v1.0, whole genome shotgun sequence genome, the region actaataaaagtctcaatcaatcaatcagtcagtaCAAAGCGTTAGGAATAAAAGTTTGCCACCTACTGGAGGAATTAGGATATTGCGGATTGAGAACAGCTCCTTACCAGTCACAGGTCTGTCATTGACAGTCTTCCTCTTGAGTCCAGTCTGTTTCGCCAAGTGAGGACTGAAACATCCACAGACAAAAAGTACACATAAAAAGGAGCTCAGTCTCATTTTGGATCTTTTTTTGCGTCATAGATTAAAGCAATCCCATCAGAGAATAAGTAATTTCAGAGTCAATGCGTGTAAGACTGAGAGGAAGAGCCTATCATACGAGGAAGTGAGCGTTGCGCACGTGACCAGTCACATGACATGTGCACAGCTACTGAttagagcagtgcttctcaaatgggggtacgtgtacccctgggggtacttgaaggtatgccaaggggtacgtgagatttttaaaaaaatattctacaaatagcaacaattcaaaaatcctttatgaatatgtttattgaataatacttcaacaaaatatgaatgtaagttcataaactgtgaaaagaaatgcaatattcagtgtttacaaatagattttttgtggacatgttccataaatattgatgttaaagatttctttttttgtgaagaaatgtttagaattaagttcatgaatccagatggatctctattacaatccccaaaaagggcccATTAAgctgaaatatgtatttataattgaatcacttgtttattttcaaaaagtttttagttatttttatataatttttttccaaatagttcaagaaagaccactacaaatgagcaatattttaatttaatgaatcagaaactgatgaaaaagtgctgtatttgacttctttatctccttttttcaaccaaaaatgctttgctctgattagggggtacttgaatttaacaaaaatcttcacagggggtacatcactgaaaaaaggatgagaaccactggattagagtGCACTTTTTTACTTAATGATACTTTTCTCATGTGTAAATAATCACTGTTGCCTTTTTGTTGAATAGGGATCACGGTTACATAAAGTCAGATTCTGTTccaaacaaatatttaatttaaatacattttttaggggGGTGGGGCTTCGTTTGTCCACAACTGATTACAACATGTAAAACAAACATTATTGTAAGGATATGTGTGTTTGAAATTGACACCTttatcatgttaaaaaaaaacaaagagttGGCCATTTCTACGGTATTAATGTGATTGTAAAAAGGACTGTTAGTGATCAAATGCTGATGTGCAAAAAACCTGTTTAGATCTTAGCTGCACACGATGTTTACTGTTGTTTGTTCATGTCCATATTACATAttaagtgtttggatgtattcattaaatcaatgtattcttGGTTTTCAAAAAAGTGATTTAAAGTAATATGTTGATATTGACTCATCTCATCTGTCTATAATTTACGAGAATACTGAGATGCGTCAATaccaaaatattactttgaatcaCTTTGGCAACCATGACTTGTTTGGGGTAGATTACAGCTTTTTAAAGTACTTCAAAatgtaaacagtacagtatgtactttattatCATATATGTAACTCTCTGAAGGGTAACCTAATAATTTATCCATAGATAAAATGTCAATATGAtagacatatttatatatacaaaccccgtttccatatgagttgggaatttaggttggatgtaaatataaactgaatacaatgatttgcaaatcattttcaacccatattcaattgaatgcactacaaagacaataaatttgatgttcaaactcataaacatttttttttgcaaataataattaacttagaatttcatggcttcacggtggcagaggggttagtgcgtctgcctcacaatacgaaggtcctgcagtcctgggttcaaatccaggctcgggatctttctgtgtggagtttgcatgttctccccgtgaatgcgtgggttccctccgggtactccggcttcctcccacttccaaagacatgcacctggggataggttgattggcaacactaaattggccctagtgtgtgaaagtgagtgtgaatgttgtctgtctatctgtgttggccctgcgatgaggtggcgactcgtccagggtgtaccccgccttccgcccgattgtagctgagataggcgccagcgccccccgtgaccccaaaagggaataagcggtagaaaatggatggatggattcatggctgcaacacatgccaaagtagttgggaaagggcatgttcaccactgtgttacatcacattttcttttaacaaaactcaatactcgtttgggaactgaggaaactaattgttgaagctttggaaagtggaattctttcccattcttgttttaggtagagctttagtcgttaaACAGTACagggtcttgtcgtattttacgcttcataatgcgccacacattttcgatgggagacatgtctggactgcaagcgggccagcaaggtacctgcactcttttactacgaagccacgctgttgcaacacatggcttggcattgttttgctgaaataagcaggggcgtccatgataacgttgcttggatgacaacatatgttgctccaaaacctgtatggaccattcagcattaatggtgccttcacagatgtgtaagttacccatgccttgggcactaatacacccccacaccatcacagatcctggcttttcaactttgcgcctataacaatccgaatggttattttcctctttgttccagaggacaccacgtccacagtttccaaatataatttgaaatgtggactcgtcagaccacagaacacttttccactttgcatcagtccatcttagatgagctcgagcccagcgaagccggcggcgttcctgggtgttgttgataaatggctttcgctttgcattgtagagttttaacttgcacttacagatgtagcgaccaactttagttactaacagtggttttatgaagtgttccggagctcatgtggtgatatcctttacacactgatgttggttttttatgcggtaccgtctgagggatcaaaggtccgtaatatcattgcttacatgcagtgatttctccagcttctctgaaccttttgatgattttacggaccgtagatagtaaaatccctaaattccttgcagtagctcgttgagaaatgttgttctaaaactgttcgacaatttgcttacagtttggtgaccctcaccccatccttgttcgtgaattacttagcatttcatggaagctgcttttatacccaatcatggcacccacctgttcccaattagcctgcacacctgtgggatgttccaaataagtgattgatgagcattcctcaactttatcagtatttattgccacctttcccaacttctttgtcacgtgttgctggcatcaaattctaaagttaatgatttgcaaaaaaaaaatgtttatcagttttaaattcaaatatgttgtctttgtagcatattcaactgaatatgggttgaaaatgatttgcaaatcattgtatatatatatatatatatatatatatatatacacacacacacacacatatatatatatatatatacaaaccccgtttccatatgagttggaaaattgtgttagatgtaaatataaacggaatacaatgatttgcaaatcattttcaacccatattcagttgatttcaacatctacggtccataatatcaccaaaaggttcagagaatctggagaaatcactctacgtaagcggcatggccagaaaccaacattgattgatccctcagacagcactgtatcaaaaaccgacatcaatctctaagggatatcaccacatgggctcaggaacacttcagaaaaccactgtcactaaatacagtttgtagctacatctgtaagtgcaagttaaagctctactatgcaaagcgaaagccatctatcaacaacatccagaaacgctgccgccttatctgggcccgagatcatctaagatggactgatgcaaagtggaaaagtgttctgtggtctaacgaatacacatttcaaattgtttttggaaatattcaacactgtgtcacccggaccaaaggggaagcgaaccatccagactgttatcgacgcaaagttcaaaagccagcatttgtgatggtatggggtggaTTAGTGccaaaaggcatgggtaacttactcatctgtgaaggcaccattaatgctggaaggtacatacaggttttggaacaacatatgctgccatccaagcgccgtctttttcattgacgcccctgcttatttcagcaatacaatgcccggccacattcagcacgtgttacaaaagcatggcttcgtaaaaaaagagtgcgggtatttttatggcccgcctgcagtccagacctgtctcccatcgtaaatgtgtggcgcattatgaagcgtaaaatacgacagcggagacgcggactgttgaacgacttaagttctacataaaacaagaatgggaaagaattccactatcaaagcttcaacaattagtttcctcagttcccaaatgtttattgagtgttgttaaaagaaaaggtgatgtaacacagtggtgaacatgccctttctaatttggcacgtgttgcagccatgaaattctaagttaattattattttcgaaaaaaataaaagtttatgattAATatcaatatattgtctttgtagtgcattctattgaatatgggttgaaaaggatttgcagatcattgtattccgtttatatttacatccaacacaatttcccaactcatatggaaacagggtttgtactttaacgaatataggataggataggtctttattgtcattgcacaagaacaacaaaactttgttttcagcacaaacctgttcaagattagacaaacagtgtacagggttacagaacaagaacgctgatgggtcgccataaaagatgggaaaaaggtaaacgctggggaaggatgagtaaaaaaaatacaatccagactgggctcctaagggggcccagttcggagtgggaaaaaacctccaaagcaaagcacatatacatattacaacatacatctcgagatatctagcaacagagggaaggtagttcaaggtcatggtggttgGCCGCATTTGTTAGGCGATGGCCATCCATTCATCAttcctacgggatttgcgtccagggcgttgggttggggtggtTGCGAGGGggtggtgtatgtgtggcgtatattttttttgtgtgtgtgtgtgtgtgtgtgtataagcccgtagtgtgtctctgttccgcggccttgatgtattgtccgcctggtccaaagtcaacaacaacaggtgtgtgtccatgagagacaaaaagggagttttttaTGTGTCTTCGCTGGAGtgttcttcgggagagtctcgaagccagggaaacaatccaagtaagAATGATTTTGTATGTGAGTGAAAATAATATTTGCTTTTCactgtaaattgtctatgactggtcctcaaaacctgcggggtagacagtccgatgtaatccacagttcttcctgcatcctccaatcttttgtggcagctttggggtactttgaagactgcatgcaacttccaatttgtcgacaaaccagagcaacgcttactccaatcagcagatgtcctgttgtcataattccaaataggtggatatcttcacgtcctcgacagaaatgGGTCGCCAGGCACACAACACTCCTTCTtgtcccaagagtccgtcgtgtgtccagcaacaactgctTTGTcgcgacagcaggttcccccaaacccaagatcttgtcagttttgttgaggccagttaaatagttccaatgtttagatttggagagcagtgcaaaaagaggcaacaagaaagttaagacaagacaaaacaaagaagcaagcaggagagataagggagaggaaaggggagcgtccaccctcgatgagtgaaTATGTCGGCTAATTGTCAATTGTACTAATAGTCATTGTACCTCATTGTTTTGATTAAATATTGTCTCCATTTTACCTGCTCCGATgtgaaaaacaaaacccaaataaaataaagtttccaGCCCAGAGCAAGCACAGCCAGCCAAAGTCATGCATAAAGTCATACAACAGAGAAAGATGATTAAgcattgtttattgtttataatatatgaatataaactCCTGTAACTCCATGACTCAAAGGTGATACACACTTTATGTATCGTGTATCTGTTGAATCTCATTATTTGGATTAATCGGTCAAATATGAAGTAGAAAAGCCAAAtagaaaagaaaaaagtaaaagatTACAAGAAAATAAAATTATAGTCAGACTGCAAAAAACGTAAATGTGTTCTATGGGATCCTCTATTTGTTAAAAGTACTTTATTTTCATATTAAAACTGTATTATTATGAATTTACCTTTTTTAAAACATAGTATTCACATTTTTTGTACAACTTGTTTTCTTGTAATATAACAAAATCCTTCAAACTTGTTTTCTTTTCAGTATGGCCCAATGTTACAACTTTTTCCAAACTTAATATTAGAACTTaattagattggtctgatctaatctaaatctgaccaaactaagtctaaaaCCAGattggaccaatctaagtctaggagcATGAACTGATGCAACCTACTTGGATGAGCGGCGAAACATCTTctgagacaaactgaacagtctgGTTGCAAATGATTGAATgtcctgagaatacaatgacctgaacgaatgagaacatccatggaCGTCATTTAACACTACAGGTTTTTCCCCCAATATAATGTACTTTATTCTCATCATTGTACAACGTTGACTCCTTGTGTGAAAATACAACTTCATTTTTGAATTACAATATTATTCTTTTCACTAAATTAAAAATTCCCAGTAATTTTCAAGTTTTTTCTCATTAGTATGGGTCTAACAGACCTTTTGAATGAAACAACTGCACATATATTTTAAAAGACAAAAcagtaacaattacaaataaagttagcttaaaggcctactgaaacccactactaccgaccacgcagtctgatagtttatatatcaatgatgaaatcttaacattgcaacacatgccaatacacccggtttagtttactaaattgcaattttgaatttcccgcgaggtatcctgttgaaaacgtcgcggaatgatgacgcgtatgatgacgcgtgcgcgtgacgtctcgggttgtagcggacatttttttccagcccgatccaagctataagtagtctgcttttatcgcctaattacacagtattctggacatctgtgttgctgaatcttttgcaatttgttcaattaataatggagaactcaaagtagaaagatggaggtgggaagcggtgcactgcagctgcctttagccacacaaacacagccgttgtttccttgtttaaaattcccgaaggtgaagctttactatagaacagagcggtcaagcgaacattgatcccgaccacatgtcaaccggcaggtttcggtgagaaaattgtggtaataagtcggctcttaccgtagacataagcggagcttgcgtcctgctgcagccgcGTGGCTTCCCCTCAgacacactggcggtcaccacacacttggccacacccctcccactttcatgtaccatataatctcactaaaacactagtaacacaataggcagataagggattttccagaattatcctagtaaatgtgtctaataacatctgaatcactctcactgccctcgcctttttttttctagttcttcactctcattattctcatccacaaatctttcatcctcgctcaaattaatggggaaattgtcgctttctcggtccgaatcactctagctggtggtggctatgattgtaaacaatgtgaggatgtgatgagctctacaacacgtgacgtcacacgcacaccgtctgctacttccggtacaggcaaggcttttttattagcgaccaaaagttgcaaactctatcgtcgatgttctctaccaaatcctttcagcaaaaatatggcaatatcccaaaatgatcaagtatgacacatagaatgaacctgctatctccgtttaaataaaaaaatctcatttcagtaggcctttgaaacaAAGTTGTGTagctttaaatgggttgtacttgtatagcgcttttctaccttcaaggaactcaaagcgctctgacactacttccacatttacccattcacactaaccagcacccattaggagcaagggtgaagtgtcttgctcaggacacaacggacgtgatgagggtggttataggtggggattgaaccatggccactctcccactgcgccacgccgtccctgcttTCCCCTTTGCAACAGTCACACttttccatgaattgattcacgtggaccccgacttaaacaagttgaaaaacttattcgggtgttaccatttagtggtcaattgtacggaatatgtactgaactgtgcaatcttctagtaaaagtttcaatcaatcaatcaatccatctcCATGTCAGCTACTGCTATCTAACCAtctaaaaacacatttacacGTTATTTTGGTCCTTTTCGGTGCACAACAAGTCCAATGGACTGACTCCTTGAAAGCAAAGCTCTTCCCGATCACCAACAGGAGAAGACATTCGGTAAGAGAACAACCTTTTCAGTATTTCtctgtaaacaaaataaaataatgcattaTTAAGAAATGCcagcatatgttgtattattcttttatttttccatatttaatgtattgtgttgaaatttggggaaatgtttataaaacaaacgtagacccaataataaaacttcaaaaaagggtcattagaataatacacaaagcgtgctactatgaacataccaatccattatttataagttcaaatgtattaaaattttcacacattgtgtttttaaaaacaatgtaaattacgtttcgagtaaagaacaacagccttccagcttgtattctcaggctatttcatttagaatgagaaaactataatttacggggatatcgatttttgaaataggtagagcgagaacaaatataaaatacaaatgtactacagttttaggagttaaatggtgaaacaagctcagtgatgagctgaagacatgcacttctttggtaaggttgaagaaaacattgaaaggtgaaacaattgaaaattataaaatataataacaattactttcatcccattgatttttttttttttaacgttgatgttccaggcaatctaatcttcagtgaaggtataaaatgggcaaatataagctttggcttcagcctattccttttttggtcattctttttcatttattttctttcgtttgtaaatgtgcataattgtatacatataacatgtactgtaaaactgatcacacaaatggttgattgatttgaatgattatatgaccgaaataaacttatttcattcattatgCATAAAAATGCACATATTCCGCTAATGGCAGCTAGTAATCTGATCATGTGCAAAAAAAGTGCTGAAGATGGAAGAAGCTACCCTTTGTAATTAATCACATTGAGAGATGTAAATGTAAATTGAGCTTACCTTTGCACCTCTTTATTTCTTGACAAACATCTTGATATACAGTGGCCAGTAACTCCTCCTTTGACCAGAGTCCATCCAGAATCACTGGCACACAAACAGAAATTAAGATGTCACACAAATAGATAtcacttgaaaaaaaacaagagtgCAAGAAGAAAATATGTCGAAGATATATACCGATTCCTGTGCACGTGCGCTCCATCTCCTGGCGGTTCTTCAGGTACATGGGCCACACATGTGCATCAAAGTAGCCTGGAGGATCGGGCGGCTGATACACCCTCAAACTTTGCAAAAACAGACTGTTGAAATGCTTATGCAAAATTAAATCAACTAAGAGATGAAAAAGGATTGAGTCTCACGATCGTCTTTCCTTGCATGTGTCATAAGGTATTTCCAAGAAGTACCTTTTGTCCATGAGCTCATTCAAAGTGCTGCAAAGAACAATGCATGAACTAAAAATGGGGATTTGAAATAGTAATAGTATTACAGTATCACACAAATGTGAGCATACTATACAATAATGGCGTGTCAAGTCATTTTTAGTGGATAGTATATCAGTTGGAACTATACAAGCTGTacattaaccccccccccccaaaaaaaattacatatttttagtATTGTCCTTTGAAGGTATACTGTAATAAATATGCCTGCTAAAATGTAAGCGGTCTACTCACTATTGTGAGATACCGCTAATACACTAAAgctgaataaaaaaatgttattagatGAGGTTAACATTACAAAAAAACCGAACACTGTTAATTTTCCCATTTTAACATTAAACTGTCAAAATAGTTCATATAAGTCATGTAAAAAAGGATATTGgtagggctgtgaatatttgggtttcccacgattcgattcaatatcgattcttggggtcacgattcgatatcgattttttcgattcaacgctattctcgattcaaaaactatatttttccgattgaaaatgattctgtattcattcaatacataggatttcagcaagatataccccagtctgctgacatgctagcagagtagtagaattttttttaaagcttttatacttgtaaaggacaatgttttatcaactgattgcaataatgtaaattcgttttaactattaaacgaaccaaaaatatgacttattttatctttgtgaaaacattggacacagtgtgttgtcaagcttatgagatgcgatgcaagtgtaagccactgtgacaatattgttctttttttttttttttttttataaatgtataatgataaattcaatgagggatttttaattactgctatgctgaaattataactaatgttgatactgttgttgatgatattaatttttgtttcactatttttggtttgttctgtgtcgtgtttgtgtctcctcaattgctctgtttattgcagttctgagtgttggtgggtcaggtttggttttggaattggattgcattgttatggtattgctgtgtagtggtttgttggattgataaaaaaataaataaaacataaaaaatccatccatcccttttctaccgcttattcccttttggggtcgcggggggcgctagcgcctatctcagctacaatcgggcggaaggcggggtacaccctggacaagtcgccacctcatcgcagggccaacacagattgacagacaacattcacactcacacactagggccaatttagtgttgccaatcaacttatccccaggtgcatgtctttggaagtgggaggaagccggagtacccggagtgaacccacgcattcacggggagaacatgcaaactccacacagaaagatcccgagcctgggattgaacccaggactgcaggaccttcgtattgtgaggcagacgcactaacccctcttccaccgtgaagccccaaataaaaaaatcgataaaaaaaaaaaaaaaagagaatcgattctgaatcgcacaacgtattcgaatcgattttttcccacacgccTAGATATTGGTATCACTTATAAATAATATACTTTAATTGCGTGactccccccgggtactccggcttcctccaaccttcaaaagacatgcacctgaggataggttgattggcaacacttaattgggcctagtgtgtaaatgtgagtgtgaatgttgtctgtctatctgtgttggccctgtgatgaggtggcgacttgtccagggtgtacgccgccttctgcccgattgtagctgagataggctccagcacccccgcgaccccgatagggaaaagcgatagaaaatggatggatggatttattaaatgttgcaattgtagtattagctgccataaaaaaaagttttacctaTGATTGAATATAAGGAAGCCCTCAATAATCAGCACAAACACGTCACCAGCTGATGATGCCGTAGTCTTCTCCTGGCCCAGATGTGCTTTCCTGAGGAGGGTCTCAGGATCTCTTTGCCAGGCTTCTACCTTGCTCATCATGGTGTCCATGTGGAGAGCATCAAGAGCTGGAC harbors:
- the nmrk1 gene encoding nicotinamide riboside kinase 1 isoform X1 — encoded protein: MKTLIVGVGGVTNGGKSTLSKTLQEMIPNSCIIAQDEFFKDDSMVPVDTNGFKQYDTLDALHMDTMMSKVEAWQRDPETLLRKAHLGQEKTTASSAGDVFVLIIEGFLIFNHSTLNELMDKRYFLEIPYDTCKERRSLRVYQPPDPPGYFDAHVWPMYLKNRQEMERTCTGIVILDGLWSKEELLATVYQDVCQEIKRCKDLGFGGTCCRDKAVVAGHTTDSWDKKECCVPGDPFLSRT
- the nmrk1 gene encoding nicotinamide riboside kinase 1 isoform X4, whose protein sequence is MVPVDTNGFKQYDTLDALHMDTMMSKVEAWQRDPETLLRKAHLGQEKTTASSAGDVFVLIIEGFLIFNHSTLNELMDKRYFLEIPYDTCKERRSLRVYQPPDPPGYFDAHVWPMYLKNRQEMERTCTGIVILDGLWSKEELLATVYQDVCQEIKRCKDLGFGGTCCRDKAVVAGHTTDSWDKKECCVPGDPFLSRT
- the nmrk1 gene encoding nicotinamide riboside kinase 1 isoform X2, with the translated sequence MKTLIVGVGGVTNGGKSTLSKTLQEMIPNSCIIAQDEFFKDDSMVPVDTNGFKQYDTLDALHMDTMMSKVEAWQRDPETLLRKAHLGQEKTTASSAGDVFVLIIEGFLIFNHSTLNELMDKRYFLEIPYDTCKERRSLRVYQPPDPPGYFDAHVWPMYLKNRQEMERTCTGIVILDGLWSKEELLATVYQDVCQEIKRCKVVAGHTTDSWDKKECCVPGDPFLSRT
- the nmrk1 gene encoding nicotinamide riboside kinase 1 isoform X3, with translation MKTLIVGVGGVTNGGKSTLSKTLQEMIPNSCIIAQDEFFKDDSMVPVDTNGFKQYDTLDALHMDTMMSKVEAWQRDPETLLRKAHLGQEKTTASSAGDVFVLIIEGFLIFNHSTLNELMDKRYFLEIPYDTCKERRSLRVYQPPDPPGYFDAHVWPMYLKNRQEMERTCTGIVILDGLWSKEELLATVYQDVCQEIKRCKEKY